Genomic segment of Drosophila ananassae strain 14024-0371.13 chromosome 2L, ASM1763931v2, whole genome shotgun sequence:
AGATCGGAGGAGCCCAATGGCAGCAAACGCGAGGAAATGGGTGTGATCATGAATCCTGGCACCCCGGATGAGCAGTTGGTGGTCATGGGTACCTACTCCACTTACGATGAGAAGACTGATACTGATACTGTGACCATGTACACCGCCGACAAGGATGGTTACAAGGCCCGCTACCAAATCAAAAACCGCAAACTGAGCCCTGGAGCTCTCAAGTCCGCTGCCGGTTAAACTTAAATTAGTCTCAAGgtttcaataaaaaacaaaataataaaaaactaaatagtaatccattttctttttctaaaaCTGGTTGAGTGGCGTCTCAAAATAACTATTTTAGTTAGC
This window contains:
- the LOC6501573 gene encoding endocuticle structural glycoprotein SgAbd-9; this encodes MVSAKLLLFTALLAVMAANSSAGLLDYIFPTIMTEFYNQAPTKEGYRFASEEPNGSKREEMGVIMNPGTPDEQLVVMGTYSTYDEKTDTDTVTMYTADKDGYKARYQIKNRKLSPGALKSAAG